TATCATTTTCCCTACCTTATAAACAGGTCCGAAACCACCAGCTCCAAGCTTGTTGTGGGAAGAAAAGTTATCAGTGGCTGCAGCGATGGTGTTAAGATCAAAGAGAGGTAACTCCCTGTCATCTTCAAATTTGAGTGAGTCTTCAAAATCAAAGGAGAAGGTTGTTGAAGATCTTCTAAGACTGTTTAACTCTGCAgttaagaatattttaaataggTAGTTGCGTGCTATTCAAGGAAGTTATGAACCTAAATAGATACATTTACTTACTTCGCCGCTTCCTTACAAAACAGAACACAATGACCATTAGTAACATCACGGCTGCAGACAAACTGATGAGAACCAGAACAACTCTCGTCTTCCTTGATGAGCCATTACTGTCCCACCGCGCTGAAACAAGAAATAAAATCACTACACAAGTACTTTAGAAACAGAAGAAGAACTTGAGGAATAGATTTTAAGTACCTAACTCTTCCTTGTCGACACGTATGTAGAAATCTTGTCCAGAATTCAAGTAAGTCCTCGTATCCAACATATCACCGTGCCACGTCAAGCACCCTCTTTCTCCTCCCTCACCGTCGTGGTAAGCGCTCGCGTAACCGACACAAGAGCAGTTCCCTAAGCACTTCTGTTTGCACTCCTTCAACGTTACGCTCATATCAACACTTGCATTTTCTGTATCGGGAATCTTCGCGTGCGTTAACTTCACAAACCCGTCTTTCTCACGGCACAGCGAGGTTTTGTTCTTCCTCGAACACCCGCCAGTATAGTCCCTCAAGAACCAGTGACGAGTAATCTTGGGCTCGAAGCCAGGTAAGCACGTGCACTCAAACGTCTCTGAGCTAATGGGATCGCAGAAACCGTTAACCCCACAGTGTGCGTAGTAGTCGCATTCCTCTTTAGGAACCGACCAGAACTCGTTCCATCTGTTATCCCTAGCGATCCATGTGAACCGTTGTATGGTTCCTCTCTCGTTCACTTTCAACCTCGTTATGACCGAAGCATCCGTTACACCGTAAGTGAACGATACCTCATCTTGATTATTCACGAACGAGTTGTTGAAGATGTATCCTCTGTTCATTTCGGGCACGCCGCTCCATCTCAGCCCGGTCCACGGCCCGGTGCGCCACCATTGGATCGTACCCTTGTGTAGAATCAGCTCCGGAAACCCTCTACGGTCCATCCGTAGAGTACGGTTTCCGGAGCCAGGGTCGTTTGGAGATCTCCATGATGTCAGAACCCGATCCAAACCGTCTTTTCGTGTGAAACCAAGTTTCATAAAGGGAAGAAAAGTGTCTGTAGGATGATCAAAGCTCTCCCAGTAACCTCTCCCTGTGAGTGTATCAAGGAGAACAAGGTTCCCTGTGTTAGAGAGTCTTGCAACTAGAGTTGGTTCGGAGATACTGTCGGAAACATTGGTCGACCAGAGAGGTTCTGTTGTGTTGACTGATGCATAGATGCAGAGATTCCCTCTGCTGCTGAACTTTATCAGACCAGATGTGTCATTAATGGGACGGTCTCGGTTTGCAACCCATACAACGGTTTGTTCAGAGATTTGAGCATACCAAATCCCCACATACCGGAGATTTGAAGTCCCCAGGCTGAAGAATCCAAAGGCGAACCTCCCCCCTTCGGAAAGTATGACATCACCATCTCTCAGTGACTGTCTTCTCATGATGGTATCATTGGAGATACAAGTTTGGAGGAAGGAGCAAAAGAAGATGACAAAGACAATCTTCATTGCTATGTTTGTTTATGAGCAGTAGGTTGATGTGATGAAACGTATGAATGCTGTGTAGTATTAAAAGCCAAGTTGAACACCATTAAACTAACAACATTAGCTGTAAAGTTCCGGTAATTACTCAAAGGATGCAACTTAAGAACTGATTCATGTGACTTTGAACATGACACAGAACTTAAAGAACACCAATAGTTTTCATTATGGCTTTGACATTAATGGATAACACTTGAGCACATTATGGATTTTAAGCGGTGAAATTTTAAAACCGAGAGAAAGAATTAAAACACTATGGTATTGTGTTTTCGTTACCGAGTATATACGGAAATAAACCTGAATAATGGATAAGATCTGTATTGACTTTTCATGGATTCATTAAATACACAACAACAACCTTGACTAGCACAAAACAGAGTTCATCACAAGATGGCTATCATTTATTCAAGCTCTATTCCTagataacatatttttttcaagATGTATACAGTATTGCCGTCTATATCAAGCTTAAGGAGAGGAACAAAAAGGACTCATGTTCTCTATTTATGTGACCTCATACAATAAACTTTCTAGATTCCAAATATTTGAAGCTTTAATCCTACAGATTACTCTTACATACAAAAAAATACAGCTTAATTAGCTTGTTAATATATTCTTTAGTATCAGGTTTCTATGCAACTTACAGAGCTAACGTCCTATGATTTCAGTGATGCTCACATTGTTGATAGATGCTCTTTGCTCACTTTCCCAAGGTGATTCAGCGTCCGGTGATACCCTTCTAGCTATAAACGCTGGCTGCTTCGGCTCGGGAAGGTTTGAGTTCTCTGTACTTAGCATCCAAATCACGGTCGAAACGCTCGGTCTATCATTAGCGTGATCTTGCACACACAATAGTCCTATGTGCACACATCTTCGTATTTGGTTTTCAAAACACTCTTCAAGGATGACAGGATCCACAAGAGTGGTGGCTTCTCCATCATTCCATAGTTTCCATGCctaggacaaaaaaaaaaagaaaggtttCAAGAATGGTGTACAACCTTTTGTTTGTAGAAGGAAAGCTCATTAATAGTCTTACATAAGCTGAGAGGTTCAGATTCTGGTCATCATTGTTAAAGCTTGAGTTTCTTCTTCCACTCACAATCTCCAATAGTATGACTCCTAAGCTGAAAACATCTGACTTCTCCGAGAATAGCCCTCCCAATGCATACTCAGGTGCCATATAACCACTGGGAAGGTTATGCTTTTGTCAGTTTTGTTATCAACAAAAGTTCAATGAAAATAGTTAAACTCACTATGTTCCAACCACTCTTAGGGTGCTCGCTTCATCCTCATTCCCCCGGAAGATCCTGGCGAGTCCAAAATCAGATATCTTGGGGTTTAGATTCTCATCTAACAAAATATTACTGCCTTTGAGAT
This genomic interval from Brassica napus cultivar Da-Ae chromosome A6, Da-Ae, whole genome shotgun sequence contains the following:
- the LOC106349837 gene encoding G-type lectin S-receptor-like serine/threonine-protein kinase RKS1 isoform X2, producing the protein MKIVFVIFFCSFLQTCISNDTIMRRQSLRDGDVILSEGGRFAFGFFSLGTSNLRYVGIWYAQISEQTVVWVANRDRPINDTSGLIKFSSRGNLCIYASVNTTEPLWSTNVSDSISEPTLVARLSNTGNLVLLDTLTGRGYWESFDHPTDTFLPFMKLGFTRKDGLDRVLTSWRSPNDPGSGNRTLRMDRRGFPELILHKGTIQWWRTGPWTGLRWSGVPEMNRGYIFNNSFVNNQDEVSFTYGVTDASVITRLKVNERGTIQRFTWIARDNRWNEFWSVPKEECDYYAHCGVNGFCDPISSETFECTCLPGFEPKITRHWFLRDYTGGCSRKNKTSLCREKDGFVKLTHAKIPDTENASVDMSVTLKECKQKCLGNCSCVGYASAYHDGEGGERGCLTWHGDMLDTRTYLNSGQDFYIRVDKEELARWDSNGSSRKTRVVLVLISLSAAVMLLMVIVFCFVRKRRKLNSLRRSSTTFSFDFEDSLKFEDDRELPLFDLNTIAAATDNFSSHNKLGAGGFGPVYKGVLQNGMEVAVKRLSKNSGQGMEEFKNEVKLISKLQHRNLVRILGCCVELEEKMLIYEYLPNKSLDCFIFEQRAALDWPKRKGIIRGIARGTMYLHQDSRLRIIHRDLKASNILLDNEMIPKISDFGMARIFGGNQIEGCTNRVVGTIGYMSPEYAMEGHFSVKSDVYSFGVLILEIISGKKNSAFHKESSNLVGHIWDLWEKGEAKDIIDDLMDQESYNESEVVKCIHIGLLCVQENASDRVDMSSVLIMLGQNAIDLPNPKLPAFTSVRRRGRENVALPIAEPGSSVNDITFTDVQGR
- the LOC106349837 gene encoding G-type lectin S-receptor-like serine/threonine-protein kinase RKS1 isoform X1, coding for MKIVFVIFFCSFLQTCISNDTIMRRQSLRDGDVILSEGGRFAFGFFSLGTSNLRYVGIWYAQISEQTVVWVANRDRPINDTSGLIKFSSRGNLCIYASVNTTEPLWSTNVSDSISEPTLVARLSNTGNLVLLDTLTGRGYWESFDHPTDTFLPFMKLGFTRKDGLDRVLTSWRSPNDPGSGNRTLRMDRRGFPELILHKGTIQWWRTGPWTGLRWSGVPEMNRGYIFNNSFVNNQDEVSFTYGVTDASVITRLKVNERGTIQRFTWIARDNRWNEFWSVPKEECDYYAHCGVNGFCDPISSETFECTCLPGFEPKITRHWFLRDYTGGCSRKNKTSLCREKDGFVKLTHAKIPDTENASVDMSVTLKECKQKCLGNCSCVGYASAYHDGEGGERGCLTWHGDMLDTRTYLNSGQDFYIRVDKEELARWDSNGSSRKTRVVLVLISLSAAVMLLMVIVFCFVRKRRKLNSLRRSSTTFSFDFEDSLKFEDDRELPLFDLNTIAAATDNFSSHNKLGAGGFGPVYKGVLQNGMEVAVKRLSKNSGQGMEEFKNEVKLISKLQHRNLVRILGCCVELEEKMLIYEYLPNKSLDCFIFDEEQRAALDWPKRKGIIRGIARGTMYLHQDSRLRIIHRDLKASNILLDNEMIPKISDFGMARIFGGNQIEGCTNRVVGTIGYMSPEYAMEGHFSVKSDVYSFGVLILEIISGKKNSAFHKESSNLVGHIWDLWEKGEAKDIIDDLMDQESYNESEVVKCIHIGLLCVQENASDRVDMSSVLIMLGQNAIDLPNPKLPAFTSVRRRGRENVALPIAEPGSSVNDITFTDVQGR